The sequence CGCCGGCCGCGGCGAGGCTCGCTGTCATGACAAGCAATCGGACGGCTCCAGTGTATCGCCTTCTGCTTCACGCACGACCATCAACTCTCAGCCACTCGTTTACTTCAGTAGTTCGCGTGCCGGATAAGGCACAGTTAAACTCGTTTTACCGTTATTAAGTCTTGTAATTCTGGTTACTTTAAATGGAACTCGGTTGTAATTAATTAGGGGAGAACGGTAATTCCGCCAGGCAATACTTAGCTGGCGTGCAGGGGAGAAAAACTCATtcagagaaaaatatgaaaaagcaTCTCACGGTGGCTCGTTCTGAGTTCATCGTCCCCTAAATCTTCCTGCGTTCTTGCTCGAACTCTGAAGTTGCCACTCGATTTCCAGTGTGGTTGTTACAAATTGGTATCAGATTCAGTGTTCCTTGGCAATCAGCGACGAATTCGTACTCCGGTGAGGGTTGCTCGGCGTTGTTCGGGCGTAAAATTCCGGGAACCGGAACGGATTGGAGTTCGCGGTGGTGTCGGCGGAGATTGGATTCAGAGGAAGGTTTCGCGGCTAGTCCGTGAGTAAAATCCCCTACTCGATCTCCAATCTGGGCGGCGGTAGACCTCCGGTGTGGACTGCTTGGGGAGGCTTTGCCAAACCGATCCACCCGCGCGCGTCGTGATGACAAGAACTGCGGCCAAGACATCTGCTATTGCCGCATCAGCTGCCGCAGCAGCAACTTCTCTTACTGGTGTGACAAATCCTGAAGATCTGGACGGCTCTAGTTTGGGCTTTGCGGACACACTGCATGACGAGGTAATCGATCTGAAATCTCGTATGGGTGGTGTAGAAGGGGGCCTCGTTATGCTGCAGGAACAGATGAATTCCATCCAAGCTACATTGGCTCGCATTGCAGTAAGGCTAGATGGTGTTGTTGATCAAGTTCCTTCCGTCATGCAAAAGGGATCTGGAATGACAGATTCTATGATGGGCAAAGAGATGGGAGAAGAACAAGATAGGCAGGTTGATAAATCCTTTGGTGAAGAACTGGAAGGCAAAATTACCAGTGACAGTAATCTCTGCACAAACAGCCAACAAGCAGCACCATTGAGTGTTGTTTACACTGAACTTCCAGGCAGGGTTAGCAATTCAGTTTCTGGGATGGATTATGCACCTGCTAGAAACATACCAATGCAACATACATCTGGACCAAGAATGCATCACCCTACTTATGTTCCTCCACATGCCAGATCTTTTGAGCCCAACAGGTTGAGCACTTGCCCCAATCAAGAGAGGTGGGGATTCAGATCTCAAGACAATTCATTCAGCCTAGCAATTTCTAGACCCAAGCTTGAATTTCCTTCTTTCCATGGTGAAAACCCCAGTGGATGGATTAGGCAATGTGAGAAATATTTTGATTTAGCTTCTGTACCTCTGGAGATGTGGGTTTCTTTAGCCACCTTACACTGTTCTGGTCGAGCTGAGTTCTGGTGGTCCGGCTTGAGGATTTCCTCCAAACAGCTGCGATGGCCTCAATTTTGTTCTATGGTATGCAATAGGTTTTCTGACCATGGTGTCTATGATGTTGTGGAAACCTTCCATTCATTGGTTCAGGACACTTCTGTGGCAGTTTACATCGACAACTTTGAGGAATTAATGGCAGGCATGCATAGGCAACACCCCACATTACAAGAAGATTATTATATAAAGTGCTTTGTTAAAGGATTGAAGGAGCAGATCAAACACTATTTGAGGCCACATAAGCCCAGATCTTTGGAAGAAACTTATGGCATAGCAAAGGATTTGGAGAGAGCAACTTTGTACAGGAAGCAAATTTCCTCCTTCACAAGCCAAATGACTAAAGGCCAGTTTGCCTCTCCCACTCAACCAAAACTCAGCAATGCGGTTACTCTGGGACAAAAGTTTGAGGTTCCTTCAAAGCCTGATAAGCTGCCTACTATTAACACTAAGGCCAGAGAACCTGGAACTTGTTGGAAATGCAGTGCACCGTGGACACCTAAACACAAGACTAAGTGTAAATTTTATCTCAATACCGCTCATGCCATGACATTAGAACCTGAAGAATGCCCACTACCAGATGAAGAGCAAGACCACCATTCACTAGAAGATCAAACTGATACTCTGCAGCAACCATCCCAGCTCATGCATATTTCAAAGCAAGCAATTCAGGGTAATTCTTCCTCTGCCACATTTTGCCTTCCTCTCATTATTGGGGGCAGGAGAGCTGTTGCACTATTAGATAGTGGAAGCACCCACAGTTACATGGACATCACTTTTGCCAACAAGGCTGGATGCACCATCCAACAGACTCAGTTGCAAAAAGTGGTTGTAGCTGGTGGTGGACAATTGCTCTCGGGTGGTCATGTTCAGCACTGCCAATACTTGCTTCAAAAAAGGAAATTCGAAGATTCCTTCCAGCTGCTCCAACTCCAAAGTTATGAAGTCATTTTGGGATGTGATTGGATCTTCAAACACAGCCCAATTAACATTGACTTGAAAGCTAGAACTTTAACTATCACCAAGGATGGACAAGAGAAAATCAATTTCACTGATTGTACCACCAATGACCAGTGTTACCTAATCACTCCACAAAAACTCCTCAAGCTTATGTCCAAGGGTACCTTTGGATTTCTATTTCACATCAGAGAGGTACCACACGACACCTTATCTCCATCTTGTTATGAGGAGGTCATAGACCCACTTCTGCAGCAGTATGCAGAGGTATTCTCTGAACCTACTGGGTTACCTCCTCCAagaagctgtgttcattctatTCCTCTACTTCCTGGCAGTGTGCCCCCCAACATTAGACCATATAGAATGCCTCACCACCAAAAGAATGAAATAGAACGGTTAGTCAAACAAATGTTGGAGCAAGGGATCATACAACCTAGTGAAAGCCCTTTTTCTTCCCCCTCCATACTTGTCAAAAAGAAAGATGGGagttggaggttttgtattGACTATAGGCAGCTGAACGATTTAACAATTAAAAACAAGTTTCCTATTCCTGTAATTGATGATCTATTTGATGAACTCCATGGAGCCAGATTTTTTTCCAAACTAGACTTGAGATCTGGATTTCACCAAATATTGATGAAGAGGGATGATGTTCCTAAAACAGCCTTTAGCACTCATTTTGGACATTTTGAGTttttagtaatgccttttgggctCACAAATGCCCCTGCTACCTTTCAAGCAATGATGAACACCATTTTTGCTGAATATTTAAGGAAATTTGTTCTTATCttttttgatgatatcctggtttATAGCAGTACTTTGGATGCACACTTGAAACACCTTGCTACAGTTTTGCACATCTTGCAAGTTAATAGACTTTCAGCAAAAAGAAGCAAGTGCACATTTGCAGTAAATCAGATTGAATACCTTGGTCATATTATTGATGGACAAGGTCTATCTACTGACAACTCAAAGATTGAAGCAATCAACAACTGGCCAATTCCCAAAGATATATCCCAGCTCAGAAGCTTCTTGGGCCTAGCTGGGTACTATCGACGATTTGTGAAGCATTTTGGGATCATCTGTCGGCCACTGCATGATTTGCTCAAGAAAAATTCATTCAATTGGGGTCCCACACAAACTGATGCATTCATACAGCTCAAGCATAGACTGGTTACAGCTCCGGTCCTGCAATTACCTGATTTCCAGCAACCCTTTATTATAGAAGCAGATGCTTGTGGGATCGGTATTGGGGCTGTTCTCATGCAGGAGGGACGACCCATTGCTTACTTCAGCAAAGCTTTGAGTTCCAAAAATCAGGGACAATCTACTTATGACAAGGAAGCCCTGGCCATCCTGGAAGCTGTGAAGAAATGGCAACACTATTTCTTGGGCTCAAAACTGATCATAAGGACTGACCAGCATAGCCTTAAATTCTTGGCTGAGCAAAGAGTAACAGAAGGCATCCAATATAAGCTCCTGCTGAAATTACTACCATTGGACTATGTCATTGAATACAAGAAAGGAAGAGAGAATAAGGTAGCTGATGCATTGTCACGAAGACCTCAGGAATGCAATGCCATAACTACAGTCCAACCGTTATGGATCAATGAAGTTTTGCAGAGTTATACAAATGACAATTTCTGCAAACAATTGACTGCACAGCTAGCTTTAAATCCCGATTCAGACCCTAATTTCACTCTACATTCAGAAGTTTTGAGGTACAAAGGGCGCATACATATTGGTCAGAACCCAACACTTCAAAATAATCTCATGAAAGCATTCCACTCTTCTGCATTGGGAGGGCATTCTGGGATTTCAGCAACCTACCAAAGGCTGAAACGATTGTTCCATTGGGCTGGAATGAAGAGATCCGTGCAAACATTTGTCACTTCCTGTCCAATATGTCAGAGAGCAAAAGGTGAGCAATGTCACTACCCTGGACTCCTTGAGCCATTACCAATTCCAGATATGGCATGGGCACACATTTCCATGGATTTCATTGAGGGTTTGCCCAAATCAAATGGCAAGGACATCATTTTGGTGGTAGTCGACAGATTAACTAAGTATGCTCACTTTGTCCCTCTCTCTCATCCAATTACTGCTGTTAGTGTGGCTCAAGTATTCTTAGATAACATCCTAAAGCTTCATGGCATGCCCACAGCTATTGTTTCCGATAGAGACAGGATTTTTACAAGTGAATTTTGGCAAGCCTTGTTCAAATCATGGAAAGTTTCACTAAAATTTAGTACAGCTTATCATCCTCAAAGTGACGGCCAGACAGAGCGCGTAAATCAATGTCTAGAATCATACTTAAGGTGCATGGCTTTCACTGAACCAAAGAGGTGGTTCTATTGGCTCTCTCTCGCTGAGTGGTGGTACAATACAAACTACCACTCATCCTTGAAATGCACCCCATTCCAAGCTCTTTATGGCTATGAACCTCCTGCAATCAGTGAGGTATCTATTCCAGGTCCTCAGTCTCCAGCCATAACATTCTTAGCTGAGAAGCAAGACATGATCACTAAGTTGAGGGAGAACTTATCTCAAGCACAGGCACGGATGAAACGGTATGCTGATCTCAAGAGAACCGAAAGGGCATTCCATGAAGGAGATATGGTCTATTTGAAAATGCAACCATACAGACAAACAGCATTTGGGCTGAGAAACTCATTCAAGCTGTCGACTAAGTACTATGGTCCCTTTTTAGTGCTTCAGAAAATTGGCTCAGTGGCATACAAGCTCCAATTACCATCACAAGCACAAATCCATCCGGTTTTCCATGTGAGCCAGCTTAAGAAGCATGTGGGATCTCATGCTGTACCTTCTAAAGATCTGCCAATGGTTGACTCTCATGGAAGGATTAAGGTAGCTCCTGTTGCTGTTCTGGAGACGCGGATGCTGCCTCGCGGTGACTCCGTGGTGACCCAATGGCTGGTCCAATGGGATGGTCTGCCTCCTGATGAAGCAACCTGGGAAGACAAATCATTCATCAAATCCTCTTTTCCGAGCTTCTATTGGACAACAATCAAAGAATGGTGGCCTGACCAGTCCACTCATGGTGTCATTCAAACAAACTCTGCTATTGCTCCAGGCACTTGAGGGCAAGTGCTATCTCAAGGGGGGAGAATTGTCATGACAAGCAATCGGACGGCTCCAGTGTATCGCCTTCTGCTTCACGCACGACCATCAACTCTCAGCCACTCGTTTACTTCAGTAGTTCGCGTGCCGGATAAGGCACAGTTAAACTCGTTTTACCGTTATTAAGTCTTGTAATCCTGGTTACTTTAAATGGAACTCGGTTGTAATTAATTAGGGGAGAACGGTAATTCCGCCAGGCAATACTTAGCTGGCGTGCAGGGGAGAAAAACTCATtcagagaaaaatatgaaaaagcaTCTCACGGTGGCTCGTTCTGAGTTCATCGTCCCCTAAATCTTCCTGCGTTCTTGCTCGAACTCTGAAGTTGCCACTCGATTTCCAGTGTGGTTGTTACACTCGCGCGAAGCTCCGTGGGCTGCATGAAACGGAGCATCTGCGCGGCGAGGCCGAGGGAGATGTTGAGGAGCTTGGTCTTCTCGACCATGATGGTCCTCAGCACCTGATGGAGCATGGAAAAACACGATACGTGGTGAGGGAGCGTCACATAAAAAACACATGAAACAAAGCGGAAAGAGATTAACTAACTACTTACCTTGGTAGCGCCGGCGGTGACTCCTCTGAGTGGAAGCTGCTGCCACTCCTCCCCGGCGTAGGTGCACAGGTTGCGCAGGATCCTTGCGGCGCCGATGACGATGGCGGGATCGTTCAGCGCCTCGACGAGCCGCTTCACTCCTCCGCCGCACGCCGTTATGATTAGGCCACAGTTCCTCCTGCTCTCAAGCGCCAGCATCGCCAGCGCCTCGCCAGCCTCCACCCGGACCGCGTCCGCCTGCCGGATGGCCCCCACCTCCTTTCCCTGCAAGAACATCGCCACCAGCAGTTTCACCACGCCCCCCGTCCCTCCGATCTCCTGCCTCGCCTCCTCGTCCATCGCGAGGTTCGTCATTAACCCGATCGCCAGCTGGTGCAGCTCCGACTGCTCCTTCCCGTCACGCTGATTCAGCACCTCCCTGACGTTGCTCACCGTGAACACGTTGTCGGAGAGCTCCCTCCGGAGCTGCTTCCCGGTGGTCCCCGTTGTGCTCGCCAGCCTCTTCACCAAGCGGAGCGATTGCTTCACCGCCTTGAGCCGCATGTCCGTCAGCGTCGTCACCGGTCCGTTATCGATGCTCGAGTAGGAGATGATCTTGTCGAGAAGGCCCTTAGACTTGCCAATCTTGACGCAGTTATCGTTGTCGTGCGCTAGTTTGTTGAGGATGGACAGCCCGAGGAGGTTGAGTTCGTCGAGGTCGGCGTACAGCAAGGAAGCGAAGTACTCGATCGCGACGGGGATGCCGGTGACACGAAGCGCGTTGAGCTTCTCCCCGGCGAGCATGGACACGACCACTGCGGCCGACCGGCGGACGCCCTTCTCGGACTCCCAGTTGAGCATCTCGATGAGCCGCTCGATGGTGGGCGCGGACGTGCCAATCTTGCGGAGCGTGGAGTCGGCGAAGCGGTCCGACTCGGTGAGCGCGGCGAGGATGCTGGCGCCGAGGCGCTGCTCCTCGTGGGAGCCCGCGGTCAGCAGGTCATCGGCGTAGGACACGAGGTCCATGTGCAGGCCGTCGAAGATGCTGCCGTTCAAGTACCGAGCGTAGGAGTCGTAGAAGAACCGGCGGACGGCCACCGCGCCGCCGGCGGTGTCGAGGTGGCACTCCTTGGCGACGCGCTCCAGCAGGCGGTGGTGGCTAACCCTCCACTGCCACAGCGCCTTCTCGAAGAGTAACAGCAGCGCCTCGGCGAGCGCGAGCCCGTAGAATATGTCGAGCGCGGAGCGCCGGTTTGTCCGCGCGTCGGCGCTTCCGCCGTAGCGCTGGTGGACGAGACGGACGAGCGAGAGCGCGACGCAGGACGACGCGGACAGCAGCTGCAGATAGTAGAAGCCGCAGCCGACGGGCCACGACGCGACCGGGGGCCACGTCTCCTCGTGCTGCCACTCCAGCTCGTGGCCGCGGCCCAGGATGCGGGTGCCCTCGACGAGCAGTAGGGTGGTGACGCACCAGAAGTCGGTGCAGCCGAGGGTGACGGCGAAGCCGCCAAGCAGGACGACCGTCGCCCAGAGGAAACCCAGCGCGCCGAGCCGGCTCGCCGCCTTCTCGAGTACCGCCAGGTGCATGGCGAGCGCGGTGAGCCGGCGCTCCGGCAGCGCCACGTCGTCGTCGATGCTCGCGCCGACGTGCGAGGTCATGATCGCCTTCTGCGGCTCGAACAGCGTCGGCAGCTGGTCGGGGATCTGGACCCGCACATTCCGGACGGCGAGGCTAGCACGACGATCCATCTGAGTATCCTCCTTTCTTCTGTTCTTGACAAGCTAGCTACCAACACGAGTTGTGCTCGTTCCCCAGGCAGTGTGGATTTGCTCAGCACACAGTAGCATGAGTATTTATAGGCGTGCAACTACTGCAAGAGCACTGAAGCATGGAGATGCCGATGGACATGTTTGTTGCTTGCGTTCATGCATGGCAGATTGATAATAGAGTCCGTTTTGGGTTCAACCCTTGATGGGGATGGGGAttattcttccttcttttttcttgttaCAAGAGGGAATTGCCGTCTGAGGCAACCAATATCTGGAACTTAGATGCAAGCGATCATTGTTACCGTTGAGCCTGAGCAGCGCCAAATGCATGACATGCCGAACTAACGGGCCAGAGATCTCGGCGTTGGATCCTACATTGCTTGTCCTAATGTCCTTGCTTTCACTTGACTAAATGCCTGCAGATTGCATTGAGACAAATTACTCATAACATTCTTTTCCGGCTCTGACAGCATTACTTCATAAGTCGCATGCCGTTTCTTTGCTGCAATTATAGGATTTTGCTTCCCAAATCCTTGTGTTTCAAGATTGTGTGGGAAACTATCTGAAAGACTTCAGTTGCCAAGCCTGATCGAGGTGATCTTCCAGCAGCTCATACAGTTGAGTCGTTGCTACGGCGACTGCAATTTCAGTACTAGATGAGACGGGTTTAAACTCTAAAGGATGGCCTATCACATTCACAGCTTACAACACTGCTCGGCGCCCTATCATGCGTACAATGATCGAGCTTAATTAGTTACCGCAGTCTGAACAAAGAGGGATGGTTATTCTACATTTCAATTGGAAACCGctcagataatattctaattaatcattaaatcgatcatttaTGTAATCGCAACTATAATGATTAACTAAAATATCATCCTGatagtcccgacatgtgttttatgcctaagatcggaacacacgtctttacaacaagcacattatcacaagatataataaagagcgagtaattaaattaagttacaagtctttgaGTAGattaactttacaacaaaagtaTAAACTAAATATTATTAGAGTAACTACACAGCGGAATAAAATAcatgacaacaaaagatgatTAATGTCATTTGCCCTAAGACGCTactccaaaataacatcaatcgAGTAGAtggcactactcatgcccgtcGTCAACATCGGcaggcgtaaagtagccaaatactAAACCTTCcacacctgaaaagcaaacaaagtacgtgagtacgaaggtactcgcaagatttaatctaTAGTAggtacttataaatagcccgactctaaggagaatgcaatttggataattagtAAGGActcgaccacaaggttaagtgaatttcatatgcaagagcaattttgactaagtgtaagcatctacacctaaccataaacaactttttatcctgagatcattatcataccataattataacttgaaccgtatcaaaacttcaacaacatcaccatacatttccacatcacaaccacaatcgaaactctaggattgatgcaaatggacaaaaatgtgctcataaccaagagcgcggtaatttgaattattttacaccctgcaggggctACTCtattacccacacgacttgaggatcatacgacttgcgtgaccacataggtccacacaaggggtacttatGTCAACATTTCCCAAATAAGTcccaaccatttgaacatgcacctcGGCATGCTGgagtcatctagaactactcgcagagcaaactagataccccttccGAGCCTATTATGCCGACAACGCCCGAGACTAGTACGCTAAAAAATCACACttacataaggtattcggctcattcGTCCAATATACAAATACGTGGTAACTacagataagtgctaaagccaactacaacaacggatggtgcttaatcgattcaagcgggCATATAGCATCCGAAACTCCCTTCTCGAGTCATCCCTATTCCCCGTCCGAATCTCagctcatcctcactaacttacaccatcctccatcatcattatctttgtgacataaggtaagccctaagctcgcgaacgatggttgaaccaccgctgacttctaccaaggacctatgtCATACTAAGCATGACACATTCTTTTCAAGTTAAACCATTATGTGACATGAACAACAtaggttacaaaggatcaagcgaTAAACAATGTTAAGGGAGGGTAatacaacaaataggatctaacccaaaaccctacataagactcattgacatgcaaacatacataaagtataacttatcaattgacacaatatatgatccaaagtaatgggataaaaatatttagatgcttgccttgttgattAGCTTCACAGGCAACGAAAATAACCTCCGGATCGCCCTCGGTCGTACCCGCGTCACCCTCcagtccttcgttcactaaagaagaacacgtgcaatgatgagtatgaatatATGCAATGAATTGTGCTGCATGATGTATAACAGTAATGGATGCATCATAACCTCAAGCTAAGAGTACAGGACATACAAACGAACAAAGGAGATTTGTGAACTAAATATGTTCGAAGTTGATAGCAGTCTGGGTCAGTCCAGAGTATCCGTGTTCCGACCCTCCGGGTCAACCTCCGGTTTAGGTTCTCGGTTAACTCCTAACTCAAAATAGTTCAGACTATCCGGGCTAGGCCGGACTCTCCGGGTTTGGTCAGACTGTCCGAGTTTTACTCCGAGAGAGGTGCTCGGTTAATTTTAAACCGAATTATGCAGATTGTTCGGgtggacccggatactccggatctaGCAGACTTGAAACTCACAATGATTTTTACTTGATCGATCCATCGCGCATGTAAAATCCTATCCCACCTAAACATGTATAAGGACTAGTACAAGGGTTCTAAACTCAAAacacaccctaaaccctaacaattttTGAACACAAATCAATGGGGTTCTCACTGGGCTACCCGAACTATCCGGGTTCTACCCGAAGTGTTCAGGTTCCTGTAGAACACGATTTCGCGGTGATTCATCGAtcgattcgacttgcatgttgAAATACACACTACCTAACATGCAATGGCACCAATGCCTTAGTTCTAGACCTACCACACTCACTCTTGCACTTGCAACACAATTCATTAACTTCACCTCATTCAACATCCTTTTAGCTCTAACACCTCAAGAACTCCACATTGCTCCACCATTCATCATTTGCAGCTATGAACCGCGAATccttcccaaccaaacccacaTTCTTACTAAAGGTGACACGTCCTAAATTCCGTAATCgtatgattaagcttaatcatgtgtcattagcgtcataattaaattggaggggaattattttggcacattagagcaattcatttaaaatcatttggataagagaaagaaaattaggagagaaaataatagaaatcgcattggaaatacctcctttctctaacatgtgggccccacaatcccaaccactcaagtgggcagccccacctgccccctctctctctctctcctccctcactccccacgccccCACCGTGCAGCCAGCAGCTGCAGCAGTTCCTCCCCTCCCTCTTActcctctctcaagctctctcactctcccttggatttctctctctaggagcagGGCAagggtatgcatgtggtaccattgcattctctagctcatgagctgctcatctatccaattcattttcattttcatggaagaatttagttcttgaagttcttggcgttcttgagctttttggagcaaaaatggagttttggatGAATATGAGCCCTAGAGTCGTGTTgttagttgatgagtaagttttaggacccttggactatccctaacatgttccctttaggcttgaaaaatatcgcaactcgaatcgacccaaaaatccactcgagagcagttttctgggctgacccggaCATTCCGACctcacccagatactccgggttcagcaaaAATCATCCGTCGAATTGTGTtaaaaattggttagggtttagactGCAAAatgggtttagaatcctttgaatatggcatatacacgtttgtgtagcacagatttgtaaagtgagtcaaatcacTGAGGGGAAAAGTTGTGGAAGAACCTAAGTCTGTATCACCCGAATAATCTGGGTAAGCCCGGAGATTCCAGGTAGCTGCGTTAACAaataaccgagagcctctcccggagcctcacccggagtgtcTAGTACATCCCGGATAATCTGGGACCAACCTGGGGGTTCTGagttaagttagaatagtggctaaccgagcaccttcaccggaggatggcttGGAGGCTCCGGAACCTGGATATTCCAGATTCACCTTGATACTGCGGGTCAGACAAGCAAAAGTCAataaccgagcgcctcttccggaggttcacccggatggtccgaacccggatacttcgaaccaacccggatactccagatggcTGTTAGTTTCCATATTTCATTTACATCATTTAGTATTGTATTGATTCGCATGTCTTATACTTCTAGAATGTTGTTGAgtattgtggcataccttgttgcattcattcatactcatcattgcatgcgttcttgtttagtgaacaaaAAGCCAGAACGGGAGATGACCATGGTCGAAGACGACTCTAATCTTTcggatttctgcgagtgttgcatGGGTAACTATAGGtagccacctgagcagcaaggcatgcaactaagtatattgcacccttgttcaattgaatgaagtttaaaattgataaattatgctgatgtatgtttgcatgtgtcgagtcaagatcgggtacaaatgggtagatcctatgttgaatgcattacttctaccttgaattgttgttcatccttttcttgtcaccttgagtatgttgttggtgtttagattacaagttaaatcgaaatgcttagcaatgcataggtctttcgatagaagtcgagcggtgaattgtttcatcgttcacgagcatagGTGTCATTTACTTTCCTAATGATCATAATGTTGgttatgggttgatgatgttagacgagtggtgagtatgagacgagatgtgggctgTACTAGGGGTGTTATCTGTTCCAGAGGgaagtcctgggggcaggccGGGAGAGGATcccggataccgtagaccgcttgcgtcgtttaagcactgatcgttgGTGTAGTcgactttagcacttacctt is a genomic window of Phragmites australis chromosome 17, lpPhrAust1.1, whole genome shotgun sequence containing:
- the LOC133896924 gene encoding uncharacterized protein LOC133896924, which encodes MDRRASLAVRNVRVQIPDQLPTLFEPQKAIMTSHVGASIDDDVALPERRLTALAMHLAVLEKAASRLGALGFLWATVVLLGGFAVTLGCTDFWCVTTLLLVEGTRILGRGHELEWQHEETWPPVASWPVGCGFYYLQLLSASSCVALSLVRLVHQRYGGSADARTNRRSALDIFYGLALAEALLLLFEKALWQWRVSHHRLLERVAKECHLDTAGGAVAVRRFFYDSYARYLNGSIFDGLHMDLVSYADDLLTAGSHEEQRLGASILAALTESDRFADSTLRKIGTSAPTIERLIEMLNWESEKGVRRSAAVVVSMLAGEKLNALRVTGIPVAIEYFASLLYADLDELNLLGLSILNKLAHDNDNCVKIGKSKGLLDKIISYSSIDNGPVTTLTDMRLKAVKQSLRLVKRLASTTGTTGKQLRRELSDNVFTVSNVREVLNQRDGKEQSELHQLAIGLMTNLAMDEEARQEIGGTGGVVKLLVAMFLQGKEVGAIRQADAVRVEAGEALAMLALESRRNCGLIITACGGGVKRLVEALNDPAIVIGAARILRNLCTYAGEEWQQLPLRGVTAGATKVLRTIMVEKTKLLNISLGLAAQMLRFMQPTELRATSLAAAGVEDVALVRMLVQVLRDYGRPSVGAPRIRLYTIELSIAMMRLDAHFVALFVELGMEGELRHVAGTTSELESFNVFSGSVGLSRRAVNVGSLVESALELMS